A genomic region of Methanothermobacter thermautotrophicus str. Delta H contains the following coding sequences:
- the rpl37A gene encoding 50S ribosomal protein L37Ae: MARTKKVGITGRFGPRYGRKAKRAVKKIEEEMKRKHVCPSCDRPGVKRESRGIWKCRKCGAVFTGGAYLPVTPMGKTAARNIKRIVGGK, translated from the coding sequence ATGGCAAGAACAAAGAAAGTAGGTATCACAGGACGTTTCGGTCCACGTTACGGTCGTAAAGCTAAAAGAGCTGTTAAAAAGATTGAAGAAGAGATGAAGAGGAAGCACGTATGCCCGAGCTGTGACCGTCCCGGTGTTAAGAGGGAGAGCAGGGGCATATGGAAGTGCAGAAAATGCGGTGCTGTGTTCACAGGTGGAGCATACCTCCCGGTGACCCCAATGGGTAAGACAGCAGCCCGTAACATCAAGAGGATAGTTGGAGGTAAGTAG
- the rrp41 gene encoding exosome complex exonuclease Rrp41, whose amino-acid sequence MITIITQDQLKTSPSVREDGRAFDELRPLKIEAGILERADGSSYLEFGGNKILVAVYGPREAQIRKLQRPDRAVIRCRYNMAPFSVEERKRPGPDRRSVEISKITAEALRPALILEKFPRSVIDVFIEVLEAEGGTRCAGITAASVALADAGIPMRDMVVACAAGKVGDQVVLDLSEEEDKEGQADVPVAILPRTREITLLQSDGNLTPEEFERALDLAVEGCLRIHEVQKEALRKRYGE is encoded by the coding sequence GTGATTACTATCATCACACAGGATCAATTGAAGACCTCCCCCAGCGTCAGGGAGGATGGAAGGGCGTTTGATGAACTCAGGCCCTTAAAAATCGAGGCAGGGATACTTGAAAGGGCAGATGGTTCATCTTACCTTGAATTTGGCGGTAACAAGATACTGGTGGCTGTATACGGTCCAAGGGAGGCTCAGATAAGAAAGCTGCAGAGACCTGACAGGGCCGTCATAAGGTGCAGGTACAATATGGCACCATTCTCAGTTGAGGAGCGAAAGAGACCGGGCCCTGACAGGCGTTCCGTTGAGATCTCCAAGATAACTGCAGAGGCCCTCAGACCGGCACTGATACTTGAAAAATTCCCCAGATCAGTCATCGATGTATTCATAGAGGTGCTTGAGGCTGAGGGAGGTACGAGGTGTGCTGGCATAACAGCGGCTTCAGTCGCCCTTGCAGATGCAGGAATACCCATGAGGGACATGGTTGTTGCCTGTGCAGCAGGTAAGGTCGGTGATCAGGTGGTCCTTGACCTCTCTGAGGAGGAGGACAAGGAGGGCCAGGCAGACGTACCGGTGGCGATACTCCCGAGGACACGTGAAATCACACTGCTCCAGAGTGATGGAAACCTCACACCCGAGGAATTTGAAAGGGCACTTGACCTTGCAGTGGAGGGATGCCTCCGGATACATGAGGTGCAGAAGGAGGCCCTCAGAAAGAGGTATGGTGAATAA
- a CDS encoding nicotianamine synthase family protein, whose translation MSCYIYWDKIKRIASRLEGMNYHFDEMDTSGVMPLLDEIEEIAHDSTIDFESAKHILDDAEMNHALSLIRKFYVNLGMKLEMEKAQEVIESDSPWETLRSFYFYPRYLELLKNEAALGRFRRGERAVFIGGGPLPLTGILLSHVYGMRVNVVEIEPDIAELSRKVIEGLGVDGVNVITGDETVIDGLEFDVLMVAALAEPKRRVFRNIHRYVDTETRIIYRTYTGMRAILYAPVSDDDITGFRRAGVVLPSGKVNNTSVLVFKCPD comes from the coding sequence ATGAGCTGCTACATCTACTGGGATAAGATAAAGAGGATAGCCTCAAGACTCGAGGGAATGAATTATCACTTCGATGAGATGGACACCAGCGGGGTCATGCCACTTCTTGATGAAATCGAGGAGATAGCCCATGACTCAACCATTGACTTTGAATCAGCAAAGCACATCCTCGATGATGCTGAAATGAATCATGCACTCAGCCTGATAAGGAAGTTCTACGTGAATCTCGGGATGAAGCTTGAAATGGAAAAGGCACAGGAGGTCATAGAGTCAGACTCACCCTGGGAGACCCTCAGGTCATTCTACTTCTACCCAAGGTACCTTGAACTACTTAAGAATGAGGCTGCCCTTGGAAGATTCAGGAGAGGGGAGAGAGCAGTTTTTATTGGAGGTGGTCCCCTACCCCTTACAGGTATTCTTCTCTCACACGTCTATGGTATGAGAGTTAATGTTGTTGAAATCGAACCAGACATCGCTGAGCTCTCAAGAAAGGTCATCGAAGGCCTTGGAGTTGATGGTGTGAATGTCATAACTGGAGATGAAACCGTCATTGATGGTCTTGAATTTGATGTGTTAATGGTGGCGGCCCTTGCAGAGCCAAAGAGAAGGGTTTTCAGGAACATACACAGATATGTTGATACAGAAACGCGGATTATCTACAGGACATACACAGGTATGAGGGCTATCCTCTACGCACCTGTCAGTGATGATGATATCACCGGATTCAGGAGGGCAGGAGTTGTCCTGCCATCAGGGAAGGTTAACAACACTTCGGTACTTGTTTTTAAATGTCCTGATTGA
- a CDS encoding ribosome assembly factor SBDS produces the protein MVSLEDAVIARLESHGERFEVLVDPDLAAEFRREDSDVSVEDVLAVQEVFRDARKGDKASEEAMRKVFETADPLEVTPVILRRGTIQLTAEQRRQMIEDKRLKIINKIAREAINPQNGLPHPPKRIEKAMEEARVHVDPFKTVDEQVNIVLKAIRTKIPIKFEKVRVAIKIPGERAGSAYGVISNFGKITNEEWQNDGSWIAVVEIPGGLQDSFYQKLSELTGGNVETRLIK, from the coding sequence ATGGTCAGCCTTGAAGATGCAGTTATCGCCCGGCTTGAATCCCATGGCGAGAGATTCGAGGTCCTTGTGGACCCTGACCTGGCAGCTGAATTCCGCAGGGAAGACTCAGATGTAAGTGTGGAGGATGTCCTCGCGGTTCAGGAGGTCTTCAGGGACGCCAGGAAGGGTGATAAGGCATCTGAGGAGGCCATGAGGAAGGTCTTTGAAACAGCGGACCCACTTGAGGTAACACCAGTAATACTAAGAAGGGGGACAATACAGCTCACCGCAGAGCAGAGAAGGCAGATGATAGAGGATAAACGCCTGAAGATCATCAATAAAATTGCACGCGAGGCCATAAACCCCCAGAACGGACTTCCTCACCCTCCAAAGAGGATTGAAAAGGCCATGGAGGAAGCCAGGGTTCATGTTGATCCATTCAAGACCGTTGATGAGCAGGTCAACATCGTCCTGAAAGCCATCAGAACCAAGATTCCCATTAAATTTGAGAAGGTCAGGGTGGCCATCAAGATACCCGGTGAAAGGGCGGGGTCAGCCTACGGTGTAATATCAAATTTCGGGAAAATAACCAACGAGGAATGGCAGAACGACGGATCATGGATAGCAGTGGTTGAAATACCCGGAGGCCTTCAGGACAGCTTCTATCAGAAGCTCAGTGAACTCACAGGCGGTAACGTTGAAACCAGGCTAATAAAATAA
- a CDS encoding FmdE family protein — protein sequence MGRQYFMVFMVLLVAVALTGSVSAADTNCEVGVDVKYEYADDNSRINPDINYITDSNGTKINFTKTFDPAANITKLIFNYQNITNTTKFKIKVTAPGYRDLLHEFTISTNPLNPLDTKYYAKLQLRMNATDAYKLGREITKKADQILNFSSGNVLVITTAGIVKYRNDTSEDVIEGILNQAGGRVTYGKGNLLVIRKSPVDPLDTFFIIQRGATLLGVYFKNASTSPVVIKTVNGKAVYTIDLTKNMTEANWNLLVSKYGNHAFPVASLANAWVQGAPSDLLRAAAFHGHMCLGTISGYAMSLTLLKYYPPVMDFTNPGSPGEITSYVTVGVPGDSDDDSLLMFLDTTPGKGGSYSGFNTTATGADTNLVGFIRWNPNTLKGDLIVMKFDKEALRRQFQQQTGKNTELEFNAWLIAKLKQDPTSLITIVRELKDLNVTHYYYLLGTENPVNATDKVNNITYQIPAQIAHGLDMAYIDSLGLSNATRENNTLSWGNLTYNQIKQIGIDAANLAKQLFLTEKGINLEKDDRDLVVLTSAGYSRVNGQDMSAAWDGVFDVLGSRLSRATLLPVHRPLWKPLWFTFALRGYDGMTMDAVYIYYDPTTGQLVASNASDGKFVNDIGPRTLNSTQLSNKISKVFAKDGWFNIQSIANAWRNDPPYDQVLTFLFHDHACPGVSPGYLITEYIFNNYPLKEDENYIYLGNTIYCKDDAIVYRLGVSPGQGTYFNLRVPGTENDPENEYAYGGNIEGILVIWDNKNKVGRAVVIDFKWPQFDTSDCATNDAKREKQIAGFISLYKGEIPSYMTAPPVVTYDAERLITESELQMILSGANGQNPIAYVKGIPANRTLADLIPVNNGGSQNGNQGGVPGGVPGGVPGGVPSGSADGISGGHAGYSPGVDTAASPAEVGAASSVSEEPASTPSKAYEVKNVTSGSSGGDSSWYVYGIVGVLVAAGLVAFGFLRGGAGK from the coding sequence ATGGGAAGACAGTATTTCATGGTTTTCATGGTTCTTCTCGTTGCTGTGGCACTTACGGGTTCTGTGAGTGCAGCTGATACAAACTGTGAGGTGGGGGTTGACGTCAAATATGAATACGCCGACGATAACTCCCGTATAAACCCTGACATAAACTACATCACTGACAGTAACGGGACAAAGATAAACTTCACAAAGACCTTTGATCCGGCGGCAAACATAACAAAGCTCATATTCAACTACCAGAACATCACGAACACCACAAAATTCAAGATCAAGGTCACAGCACCCGGCTACAGGGATCTTCTACATGAATTCACCATCTCAACCAACCCGCTAAATCCACTGGACACAAAATACTACGCAAAACTTCAGCTCCGAATGAACGCCACAGACGCCTACAAACTGGGAAGGGAAATAACAAAGAAGGCAGACCAGATCCTCAACTTCTCAAGCGGCAACGTGCTTGTTATAACAACGGCAGGAATAGTCAAATACAGAAACGACACATCAGAGGATGTCATTGAGGGCATACTCAACCAGGCTGGTGGAAGGGTGACCTATGGTAAGGGCAACCTTCTTGTCATAAGGAAAAGCCCTGTGGATCCACTGGACACATTTTTCATAATCCAGAGAGGAGCAACGCTCCTTGGAGTCTACTTCAAGAATGCAAGCACATCACCGGTCGTCATTAAAACAGTTAACGGTAAAGCGGTATACACCATCGACCTCACAAAGAACATGACAGAGGCAAACTGGAACCTTCTGGTAAGCAAATATGGGAACCATGCTTTCCCTGTTGCAAGCCTTGCCAATGCCTGGGTCCAGGGAGCTCCATCAGACCTTCTCAGGGCAGCTGCATTCCATGGGCACATGTGCCTGGGTACCATCAGCGGATATGCAATGAGTCTGACACTCCTCAAGTACTATCCACCAGTCATGGACTTTACAAATCCAGGATCACCCGGTGAGATAACAAGCTACGTGACAGTGGGTGTACCGGGCGACTCAGATGATGATTCACTCCTAATGTTCCTCGACACAACACCGGGTAAGGGCGGATCCTACAGTGGATTCAACACAACAGCCACCGGTGCAGACACCAACCTTGTTGGCTTCATAAGATGGAACCCCAACACCCTCAAGGGTGACCTCATAGTGATGAAGTTTGACAAGGAGGCACTCAGGAGGCAGTTCCAGCAGCAGACCGGAAAGAACACAGAGCTTGAATTCAATGCATGGCTCATAGCTAAACTGAAACAGGACCCAACATCACTTATTACAATCGTCAGGGAACTTAAGGACCTCAATGTTACACACTACTACTATCTGCTGGGTACAGAAAACCCTGTGAACGCCACAGATAAGGTAAACAACATCACATACCAGATACCTGCCCAGATTGCCCATGGCCTTGACATGGCATACATAGACAGTCTTGGACTCTCCAATGCAACCCGTGAAAACAACACATTATCATGGGGTAACCTCACATACAACCAGATAAAACAGATAGGAATTGACGCTGCAAACCTCGCAAAACAGTTATTCCTCACAGAGAAGGGTATAAACCTTGAGAAGGATGACAGGGACCTTGTGGTGTTAACATCTGCTGGTTACTCAAGGGTGAATGGACAGGATATGAGCGCAGCCTGGGACGGAGTATTCGATGTCCTGGGATCAAGGCTCAGCAGGGCAACCCTCCTGCCGGTACACAGGCCACTCTGGAAGCCACTATGGTTCACATTTGCCCTCAGAGGCTACGATGGCATGACAATGGATGCAGTCTACATCTACTATGACCCGACAACAGGTCAGCTTGTTGCAAGCAATGCCTCAGACGGTAAATTCGTGAATGACATAGGCCCAAGGACCCTGAACAGCACACAGCTGAGCAACAAGATATCAAAGGTCTTTGCAAAGGATGGATGGTTCAACATACAGAGCATAGCAAATGCATGGAGGAACGACCCACCCTACGATCAGGTGCTGACATTCCTCTTCCATGACCATGCATGTCCAGGTGTATCACCAGGCTACCTGATAACAGAGTACATATTCAACAACTATCCCCTCAAGGAGGATGAGAACTACATCTACCTCGGTAACACCATCTACTGCAAGGACGACGCCATAGTCTACCGACTGGGGGTATCCCCCGGGCAGGGAACCTACTTCAACCTTCGAGTACCCGGAACAGAGAACGACCCTGAAAATGAATACGCCTATGGCGGAAACATTGAGGGTATCCTTGTTATCTGGGACAACAAGAACAAGGTTGGAAGGGCTGTTGTCATTGACTTCAAATGGCCACAATTCGATACCAGTGACTGTGCGACCAATGATGCTAAAAGGGAGAAGCAGATAGCTGGCTTCATAAGCCTCTACAAGGGTGAGATACCAAGTTACATGACAGCTCCACCGGTTGTGACCTACGATGCTGAGAGGCTCATCACAGAGAGTGAACTTCAGATGATCCTCTCCGGTGCAAACGGTCAGAACCCCATTGCATACGTTAAGGGCATACCTGCAAACAGGACCCTTGCTGACCTCATTCCGGTGAACAACGGAGGATCACAGAACGGAAACCAGGGCGGTGTTCCTGGTGGTGTTCCTGGTGGTGTTCCTGGTGGTGTTCCCTCAGGTTCAGCTGATGGTATCAGCGGCGGACATGCAGGTTATTCACCGGGTGTGGATACGGCTGCTTCACCTGCAGAGGTGGGCGCTGCATCTTCAGTGTCAGAGGAGCCTGCATCAACCCCTTCAAAGGCCTATGAGGTTAAGAATGTGACCTCAGGTTCCAGTGGTGGTGACTCCTCATGGTACGTCTACGGTATCGTGGGTGTCCTTGTTGCCGCTGGTCTCGTGGCCTTCGGATTCCTCAGGGGCGGAGCAGGAAAATAA
- the rrp42 gene encoding exosome complex protein Rrp42, translated as MVNKMDIIPEITRKSITDLINNKERIDGRSLHEFRDISIETGVISKAEGSSRVKLGNTQIIVGVKPQIGEPFPDTPEMGVILTNSELLPMASPTFEPGPPDERSVELSRVVDRCIRESRMIDLEKLCIIEGSKVWMLFLDLHIIDYDGNLFDAAVLATVAALLDTRIPAAEVEDGEVVINREKMQPLPVNRKALMCTFAKIGNEIVLDPSLEEEDILTARISIGVTEEGSICAMQKGGEGPLTRDDVLKAVSIAVEKVPQLIEYLDKSMTP; from the coding sequence ATGGTGAATAAAATGGATATAATACCTGAAATTACAAGAAAGAGTATAACGGACCTTATAAATAATAAGGAACGCATTGATGGAAGGTCACTTCATGAGTTCAGGGACATATCCATCGAAACAGGGGTGATATCCAAGGCTGAGGGTTCCTCAAGGGTGAAACTTGGAAACACCCAGATAATTGTGGGTGTGAAGCCCCAGATAGGCGAACCCTTCCCTGACACACCTGAGATGGGTGTAATACTCACCAACTCCGAGCTCCTTCCAATGGCATCACCGACCTTTGAGCCTGGACCCCCTGATGAGAGGTCAGTGGAGCTGTCAAGGGTTGTGGACAGATGCATAAGGGAGAGCCGGATGATAGACCTTGAGAAGCTCTGCATCATAGAGGGCAGCAAGGTCTGGATGCTGTTCCTGGACCTGCACATCATAGACTATGATGGCAACCTCTTTGACGCAGCGGTCCTTGCAACCGTGGCAGCCCTGCTGGATACAAGGATACCTGCAGCCGAGGTTGAGGATGGTGAGGTCGTTATCAACAGGGAGAAGATGCAGCCACTCCCTGTCAACAGGAAGGCCCTCATGTGCACCTTCGCCAAGATAGGAAACGAGATCGTGCTCGACCCCTCCCTCGAGGAGGAGGACATACTCACAGCAAGGATATCCATAGGTGTTACTGAGGAGGGCTCCATATGCGCCATGCAGAAGGGTGGTGAGGGGCCACTCACAAGGGATGATGTCCTTAAGGCAGTCTCAATTGCAGTGGAGAAGGTGCCCCAGCTCATTGAGTACCTTGACAAGTCAATGACTCCCTAA
- the rnp2 gene encoding ribonuclease P protein component 2 — translation MKILPPTLRVPRRYIAFEVISERELSREELVSLIWDSCLKLHGECETSNFRLWLMKLWRFDFPDAVRVRGILQCQRGYERRVMMALTCAHHHSGVRVAIHILGLSGTIRSATQKFIKPSKKDKY, via the coding sequence ATGAAGATACTGCCACCAACACTGAGGGTCCCCAGGAGGTACATAGCCTTTGAGGTGATCAGTGAGAGGGAGCTCTCAAGGGAGGAACTTGTCTCCCTCATATGGGATAGCTGCCTCAAGCTGCATGGGGAGTGTGAAACATCAAATTTCCGTTTATGGCTCATGAAGCTCTGGAGGTTCGATTTTCCAGACGCCGTCAGGGTGAGGGGCATACTCCAGTGCCAGAGGGGCTATGAGAGGAGGGTCATGATGGCCCTCACATGCGCCCACCACCACAGCGGGGTGAGGGTCGCCATCCACATCCTCGGCCTTTCAGGGACGATACGCTCGGCAACACAAAAGTTTATTAAACCTTCCAAGAAAGATAAATACTGA
- the psmA gene encoding archaeal proteasome endopeptidase complex subunit alpha — MQPLQSAGYDRAITVFSPDGRLFQVEYAREAVKRGTTSLGVKSKEGIVLVVDKRPTSKLVEPKSIEKIFQIDEHIGAATSGLVADARAIIEKARLEAQINRITYNEPIRVESLAKKICDMKQMYTQHGGVRPFGTALIIGGVNGRGCRLFETDPSGALIEYKATAIGAGRPAAMEEFEKKYSDDMNLNQAIELALDAVYEATEGKTTPESVEIAVIEAADKKYRRLPDDEIRDHVEELLIRKEKEEEE, encoded by the coding sequence ATGCAACCACTTCAGAGTGCAGGATATGATAGGGCCATCACAGTATTCAGCCCGGATGGCAGACTATTCCAGGTGGAATATGCAAGGGAAGCTGTTAAAAGAGGAACCACTTCTCTTGGAGTAAAATCAAAGGAAGGAATAGTTCTTGTTGTGGACAAGAGGCCCACAAGCAAGCTGGTTGAACCGAAATCCATAGAGAAGATCTTCCAGATAGATGAACACATCGGGGCTGCAACATCCGGACTGGTGGCGGATGCACGTGCAATAATTGAGAAGGCAAGGCTTGAGGCCCAGATAAACAGGATAACCTACAACGAACCAATAAGGGTTGAAAGCCTGGCCAAGAAGATATGTGACATGAAACAGATGTACACCCAGCATGGAGGTGTCAGACCCTTTGGAACGGCCCTCATAATTGGTGGTGTCAATGGCAGGGGTTGCAGACTCTTTGAAACCGACCCGAGCGGTGCCCTCATAGAGTACAAGGCCACGGCCATAGGGGCTGGAAGGCCGGCGGCGATGGAGGAATTTGAGAAGAAGTACAGCGACGACATGAACCTCAACCAGGCCATAGAACTGGCACTTGACGCGGTTTATGAGGCCACTGAGGGTAAAACAACACCTGAAAGTGTTGAGATAGCTGTTATAGAAGCCGCAGATAAGAAATACAGAAGGCTTCCTGATGATGAGATCAGGGACCATGTTGAGGAGCTCCTGATCAGGAAGGAAAAGGAGGAAGAGGAGTAA
- the rrp4 gene encoding exosome complex RNA-binding protein Rrp4, with translation MLLVNEKDLVVPGQVLAENEYFPGRGTFKEDNRICSSFVGLVSVRNKKINVIPLQSKYIPKRGDVVIGEITDIRFSMWGLDINSPYTGLLPASEVFGKDKRELESVFDIVDVLLLRVVDVDEVKKVKLGLKGRGLGKFRDGILVYITPTKVPRLIGKRGSMINMVKEKTHCDIVVGQNGVVWIKGEPDMERIAEKVVLMIDREAHTSGLTDRVRELLDRLTGVEPEIQVEESEGTEKPETPESEDFEEASDYSEDVEVSPESEDIEEVSDESEDLEVESEDVEEGTDTPAAEEDDGEAGDAEVKDENNSER, from the coding sequence GTGCTACTTGTAAATGAAAAGGACCTGGTTGTTCCAGGTCAGGTTCTGGCAGAGAACGAATATTTCCCTGGAAGGGGAACCTTCAAAGAGGATAACAGGATATGTTCATCCTTTGTGGGACTCGTTTCTGTTAGAAACAAGAAGATAAATGTGATACCACTTCAGAGCAAGTACATCCCCAAGAGGGGGGATGTGGTGATCGGGGAGATAACTGACATCAGATTCTCAATGTGGGGACTTGACATAAACTCGCCCTACACAGGTCTCTTACCGGCCTCTGAGGTCTTTGGCAAGGATAAAAGGGAACTTGAAAGTGTCTTCGATATAGTGGACGTTCTGCTTTTGAGGGTTGTGGATGTTGATGAGGTTAAGAAGGTGAAGCTTGGCCTCAAGGGTCGTGGCCTTGGAAAGTTCAGGGACGGCATCCTGGTTTACATAACACCCACAAAGGTGCCAAGGCTGATAGGCAAAAGGGGATCAATGATAAACATGGTCAAGGAGAAGACCCACTGCGATATCGTGGTTGGCCAGAACGGTGTTGTCTGGATCAAGGGTGAACCCGACATGGAGAGGATAGCCGAGAAGGTGGTCCTCATGATAGACCGTGAGGCCCACACCTCAGGACTCACCGACCGTGTGAGGGAACTCCTCGACAGGCTTACAGGAGTGGAACCTGAGATTCAGGTTGAGGAGTCTGAAGGGACAGAAAAACCTGAAACCCCGGAGTCTGAGGATTTTGAGGAAGCATCTGATTATTCTGAGGATGTGGAGGTGTCTCCGGAGTCTGAGGACATTGAGGAAGTATCTGATGAGTCTGAAGACCTTGAAGTGGAATCTGAAGATGTGGAAGAAGGAACAGACACCCCTGCTGCTGAAGAGGATGATGGGGAAGCCGGGGATGCAGAAGTTAAGGATGAGAATAATTCCGAGAGGTGA
- a CDS encoding DUF3194 domain-containing protein: MSLRKLTEGDLDEISSFLHNTISDFILKRVSAKEIVDIDITVLVEYTDELKVDISAELYLDELSDADPGIVDEAVDAAYRSLESFLDGFRE, from the coding sequence TTGAGTCTCAGAAAACTCACTGAAGGGGATCTGGATGAGATATCCAGTTTCCTCCACAATACCATTTCTGATTTTATACTGAAGAGGGTGTCTGCCAAGGAAATAGTTGATATTGACATAACTGTGCTGGTGGAGTACACCGATGAACTGAAGGTTGATATCAGCGCTGAACTGTACCTTGATGAGCTTTCAGATGCAGATCCCGGGATTGTTGATGAGGCAGTGGATGCAGCCTACAGGAGCCTTGAATCCTTCCTTGATGGATTCAGGGAATAA
- a CDS encoding GNAT family N-acetyltransferase yields MEIITVAEPMSESELESIRNFLFRIIRREFGFGYIPEYHRDIINLEEYYLKPPRNIFLFASQGGRVIGTLGLRAYDREFEGLNYDPETTASLWRVFVDEDHRRMGVASRLVEIAEKEAASLGYQRIYLHTHKYVGGALEFWLSRGYRVTVDTGNELGTVHMEKTLSCNSNAITRIPEKTSELSHSLPRTQKV; encoded by the coding sequence ATGGAAATTATCACTGTGGCTGAACCCATGAGTGAATCTGAACTTGAATCCATAAGAAACTTCCTCTTCAGGATAATCAGGAGGGAGTTTGGATTCGGATACATACCCGAGTACCACAGGGACATAATCAACCTTGAGGAGTACTACCTCAAACCCCCAAGGAACATCTTCCTCTTCGCCTCCCAGGGTGGTAGGGTAATAGGGACACTGGGACTCCGTGCCTATGACCGTGAATTTGAGGGCCTGAACTATGATCCAGAGACAACGGCCAGCCTGTGGAGGGTTTTTGTAGATGAGGATCACCGGAGGATGGGTGTTGCATCCAGACTTGTTGAAATCGCCGAGAAGGAAGCAGCATCACTGGGCTACCAGAGGATCTACCTGCACACACATAAATACGTCGGTGGTGCCCTCGAATTCTGGCTTTCAAGGGGATACCGTGTAACGGTGGACACAGGGAATGAACTCGGGACGGTCCACATGGAGAAGACCCTCTCATGCAATTCAAATGCAATTACCAGGATCCCTGAGAAAACCTCTGAACTCTCACATTCACTCCCCAGGACCCAGAAGGTTTAA
- a CDS encoding prefoldin subunit beta, with protein MELPQNVQHQLAQFQQLQQQAQAISVQKQTVEMQINETQKALEELSRAADDAEVYKSSGNILIRVAKDELTEELQEKLETLQLREKTIERQEERVMKKLQEMQVNIQEAMKGAGINPGMGN; from the coding sequence ATGGAACTTCCACAGAATGTACAGCACCAGTTAGCTCAGTTCCAGCAGCTGCAGCAGCAGGCACAGGCAATATCTGTGCAGAAACAGACGGTTGAAATGCAGATTAATGAGACACAGAAGGCCCTTGAAGAACTCTCAAGGGCTGCCGATGACGCTGAAGTATATAAGAGCTCAGGTAACATTCTCATCAGGGTTGCCAAGGATGAACTTACAGAGGAACTTCAGGAAAAACTTGAAACACTCCAGCTCAGGGAGAAGACAATTGAGAGACAGGAAGAACGCGTCATGAAGAAACTGCAGGAGATGCAGGTCAACATCCAGGAAGCAATGAAGGGCGCGGGTATCAATCCTGGGATGGGTAACTAA
- a CDS encoding KEOPS complex subunit Pcc1, which yields MSELGLRRIQGVIDIRTDPESASVIYRAIKPEVMDSPSQRSSMSMELDDGRITIVISAGDSASFRAALNSSLRWVKLSMEILELMGST from the coding sequence GTGAGTGAGTTGGGTCTCAGGAGAATTCAGGGCGTAATAGATATCAGGACGGACCCTGAATCAGCATCTGTGATCTACAGGGCCATCAAACCTGAGGTCATGGATTCGCCCTCCCAGAGGTCTTCCATGTCCATGGAACTTGATGATGGCAGGATAACCATTGTCATAAGCGCAGGGGATTCAGCATCCTTCAGGGCGGCTCTCAATTCGTCACTGCGCTGGGTGAAGCTTTCCATGGAGATTCTTGAATTGATGGGATCAACATAA
- a CDS encoding Brix domain-containing protein: protein MLLTTSRKPSQRTRSFSQRLSRIMGWRYINRGKMSLRDVLIEARGPVAVVSERHGNPARITFLDERGGERGYILFNPSFEMKKPELADKAVRVSSCPPGSEGLCNLMGLEVDESSSRDAWSIRTDEEYAWVMELMDARGTPAGFKLLIRDFRVGE, encoded by the coding sequence ATGCTCCTCACAACATCCAGAAAGCCATCCCAGCGCACAAGGTCCTTTTCCCAGAGGCTCTCCAGGATCATGGGCTGGAGGTACATTAACAGGGGAAAGATGAGCCTGCGGGATGTGCTCATCGAGGCCAGGGGCCCGGTGGCTGTGGTCTCTGAGAGGCACGGTAACCCTGCAAGGATAACCTTCCTCGATGAAAGGGGAGGGGAGAGGGGTTACATCCTCTTCAACCCGTCCTTTGAAATGAAAAAACCTGAACTGGCAGATAAAGCGGTAAGGGTCAGTAGCTGCCCTCCCGGATCTGAGGGCCTCTGCAATCTAATGGGCCTTGAGGTGGATGAATCCTCATCCAGGGATGCCTGGAGTATAAGGACTGATGAAGAGTACGCCTGGGTGATGGAGCTCATGGATGCCAGGGGGACGCCCGCTGGTTTTAAGCTCCTGATACGTGATTTCAGGGTCGGTGAGTGA